From a region of the Paracoccus sp. TOH genome:
- a CDS encoding ATP-binding protein — MNRQSAIGEADLPPRDASGFPGLEPAPRSYQSWVADETIEDYALRYAPASHRRWSPATITHTALGGISFLALEAIGAALTLSWGVHVTVVAVLIASAFIFITSLPIAYHVARANVDMDLLTRGAGFGYIGSAITSLIYATYTVIFFALEGVIIGQALLVCFGLPLPLGYLLSALAILPVASRGMTAISRFQVATQLPWIVLALLPFAAIAWTEPDAAARWLAAPGPAFSLLSLGGAIGVLCALTLQIGEQVDYLRFLPPPEATTRLRWWGALILAGPGWILIGGAKVLMGSFLVWLAIGDGMAPEFAVEPIGMFWHAYEYLFGPRMALLVATAYILVAQVKINVTNAYAGSLAQSNFFLRVARYHPGRLIWLLIHVAISCALMLMGVFATLEAVLAIYANLALAWLGAIFTDLAVLKPLGLSPARIEFRRAHLPDFNPVGCGGMALGALAGLALYAGLGGPMAQAWSAPIAFALSLVAATGLGLMRHGRGFIAREPHVFRRRSRCDCAICSHGYETRDMAYCTFYERPICSLCCSLEPHCRDFCKRGRAPGAVDPAAPALRLHRMPPRLGRRAWQVAAVFALLMAGLGMLSLLARHLSASLRDMQVVAHVFLGSAPLLALLAFWAVMANERRRLTEEDLIDALRRLGSTQRELAIRQRLAAVGEVAATISHELRNPLGTITSSVEVLSRSPGLGPDAEEDVQRIRRNIARCSRIIDILLDFARQGAHETVPVDLRDWLSALVAEHPAAAHVTLEVPEGMRLRCDPARLQFAIRNLIENGWQAAESVPGRVPRVILRAFRDGGRSILEIEDNGPGLAPEIRARAFDPLVTTKDSGVGLGLSLVRRVAELHGGDAWIARTGPEGTVMRLSIAEPP, encoded by the coding sequence ATGAACAGGCAGAGCGCCATCGGGGAAGCCGACCTGCCGCCGCGGGACGCAAGCGGCTTTCCCGGCCTGGAGCCCGCGCCGCGCAGCTATCAGTCCTGGGTCGCGGACGAGACCATCGAGGATTACGCGCTGCGCTACGCCCCCGCCAGCCACCGGCGCTGGAGCCCCGCCACCATCACCCACACGGCGCTGGGCGGCATCTCGTTCCTGGCGCTCGAGGCGATCGGGGCGGCGCTGACCCTGTCCTGGGGGGTGCATGTGACGGTGGTGGCGGTGCTGATCGCCTCGGCCTTCATCTTCATCACCAGCCTGCCCATCGCCTATCATGTGGCGCGCGCCAATGTGGACATGGACCTGCTGACGCGGGGCGCGGGCTTCGGCTATATCGGCTCGGCCATCACCTCGCTGATCTATGCCACCTATACCGTCATCTTCTTCGCGCTCGAGGGGGTGATCATCGGCCAGGCGCTGCTGGTCTGCTTCGGCCTGCCGCTGCCCTTGGGCTATCTGCTGTCGGCCTTGGCGATCCTGCCGGTGGCCTCGCGCGGGATGACCGCGATCTCGCGCTTCCAGGTGGCGACGCAGCTGCCCTGGATCGTGCTGGCCCTGCTGCCCTTTGCCGCCATCGCCTGGACCGAGCCCGATGCGGCGGCGCGCTGGCTGGCCGCGCCCGGTCCCGCCTTCAGCCTGCTGTCGCTGGGCGGCGCCATCGGCGTGCTCTGCGCCCTGACGCTGCAGATCGGCGAACAGGTGGACTACCTGCGCTTCCTGCCCCCGCCCGAGGCGACAACGCGGCTGCGCTGGTGGGGCGCGCTGATCCTGGCCGGACCGGGCTGGATCCTGATCGGCGGCGCCAAGGTGCTGATGGGCAGCTTCCTGGTCTGGCTGGCCATCGGCGACGGCATGGCGCCGGAATTCGCGGTCGAGCCCATCGGCATGTTCTGGCACGCCTACGAATACCTGTTCGGGCCGCGCATGGCGCTGCTGGTGGCGACCGCCTATATCCTGGTCGCGCAGGTCAAGATCAACGTCACCAACGCCTATGCCGGCTCGCTGGCGCAGTCGAACTTCTTCCTGCGCGTGGCGCGCTATCATCCCGGGCGGCTGATCTGGCTGCTGATCCATGTCGCGATCAGCTGCGCGCTGATGCTGATGGGGGTGTTTGCCACGCTCGAGGCGGTGCTGGCGATCTATGCCAACCTGGCGCTGGCCTGGCTGGGGGCGATCTTTACCGACCTGGCGGTGCTGAAGCCGCTGGGGCTGAGCCCGGCGCGGATCGAGTTCCGGCGCGCGCATCTGCCAGATTTCAACCCGGTCGGCTGCGGCGGCATGGCGCTGGGGGCGCTGGCCGGGCTGGCGCTTTACGCCGGCCTTGGCGGGCCGATGGCGCAGGCCTGGTCGGCGCCCATCGCCTTTGCCCTGTCGCTGGTCGCGGCGACCGGCCTGGGCCTGATGCGGCACGGCCGCGGCTTCATCGCCCGCGAACCGCATGTCTTCCGCCGCCGCAGCCGCTGCGACTGCGCCATCTGCAGCCATGGCTACGAGACGCGCGACATGGCCTATTGCACCTTCTACGAACGGCCGATCTGCTCGCTCTGTTGCAGCCTCGAGCCGCATTGCCGCGACTTCTGCAAGCGCGGCCGCGCGCCGGGCGCGGTCGATCCCGCCGCGCCTGCCCTGCGGCTGCACCGCATGCCGCCGCGGCTGGGCCGGCGGGCCTGGCAGGTCGCGGCGGTCTTCGCGCTGCTGATGGCCGGGCTCGGCATGCTCTCCCTGCTCGCACGGCACCTGTCGGCCAGCCTGCGCGACATGCAGGTCGTGGCGCATGTCTTCCTGGGCTCGGCACCGCTTCTGGCCCTGCTGGCCTTCTGGGCGGTGATGGCGAACGAGCGCCGCCGCCTGACCGAGGAGGACCTGATCGACGCGCTGCGCCGGCTGGGCTCGACCCAGCGCGAGCTTGCCATCCGCCAGCGCCTTGCCGCGGTGGGCGAAGTCGCGGCCACGATCAGCCACGAGCTGCGCAACCCGCTTGGCACCATCACCAGCTCGGTCGAGGTGCTGTCGCGCAGCCCCGGCCTCGGCCCCGATGCCGAAGAGGACGTGCAGCGCATCCGCCGCAACATCGCCCGTTGCAGCCGCATCATCGACATCCTGCTGGATTTCGCCCGGCAGGGCGCGCATGAGACCGTGCCGGTCGATCTGCGGGACTGGCTTTCGGCCCTGGTGGCCGAGCATCCGGCCGCAGCCCATGTCACGCTGGAGGTGCCCGAGGGGATGCGCTTGCGCTGCGATCCGGCGCGGTTGCAATTCGCCATCCGCAACCTGATCGAGAACGGCTGGCAGGCGGCGGAATCGGTGCCCGGCCGGGTGCCCCGGGTGATCCTGCGCGCCTTTCGCGACGGGGGCCGCAGCATCCTCGAGATCGAGGACAACGGCCCCGGCCTTGCGCCCGAGATCCGCGCCCGCGCCTTCGACCCGCTGGTCACCACCAAGGATTCCGGCGTGGGGCTGGGCCTGTCGCTGGTGCGCCGCGTCGCCGAGCTGCATGGCGGCGACGCCTGGATCGCGCGCACCGGCCCCGAAGGCACGGTCATGCGCCTGAGCATCGCCGAGCCGCCATGA
- a CDS encoding AmiS/UreI family transporter has translation MLLGFLLFYVGAVLFLNGLWLMGRIEDREIVVINVVSGLVAAGVVVQGAFGAGADLQTVRAAALTLMFSTTYFWVAYNRVVAVDGRGLGWFSLFVAITTVPVFLRALGAAGSPAELWLAGNWLVWGVLWFMYFLLLALGRPILRATAWVTLLAGIVTGWLPGFLLLDGLM, from the coding sequence ATGCTGCTTGGTTTTCTATTGTTCTATGTGGGCGCGGTGCTGTTTCTGAACGGGCTGTGGCTCATGGGCCGGATCGAGGATCGCGAGATCGTGGTGATCAACGTGGTCTCGGGCCTGGTCGCCGCGGGCGTGGTGGTCCAGGGCGCCTTCGGTGCGGGGGCGGATCTGCAGACGGTCCGGGCGGCGGCGCTGACGCTGATGTTCAGCACCACCTATTTCTGGGTGGCCTATAATCGCGTCGTCGCGGTGGACGGCCGGGGCCTGGGCTGGTTCAGCCTGTTCGTGGCCATCACCACGGTTCCGGTCTTTCTGCGCGCGCTCGGCGCCGCCGGCTCGCCGGCCGAGCTTTGGCTGGCGGGCAACTGGCTGGTCTGGGGCGTGCTGTGGTTCATGTATTTCCTGCTGCTGGCGCTGGGGCGGCCGATCCTGCGCGCCACCGCCTGGGTGACGCTGCTGGCCGGGATCGTGACCGGCTGGCTGCCCGGTTTCCTGCTGCTCGACGGATTGATGTGA
- the fmdA gene encoding formamidase, with translation MSKTVFKVDLNTAPEQATQKPHNRWHPDIPMVETFKPGEVLRVECYDWTGGQIGNNDSANDIRDVDLTRVHYLSGPFGFEGAEPGDLLVVDILDIGALPESRWGFNGLFAKENGGGFLTEHYPQATKSIWDFEGIYTTSRHIPGVRYPGLIHPGLIGCLPDHKLLAEANRREAALIATDPNRVPPLAAPPHAATALMGQMTGSAAQSAAEEAWRTVPPREHGGNCDIKNLSRGSKVYFPVYVKGGGLSMGDIHFSQGDGEITFCGAIEMAGWIEIKVDIIKGGMAKYGVINPIFRPSPIDPHFDDYLIFEGISVDEHTGEQYYLDAHVAYRRACLNAIEYLKKFGYSGEQGYMILGTAPVEGRIAGIVDIPNVCATLAIPTGIFDFDIRPNGDGPKRSVPDIPVAKTS, from the coding sequence ATGTCGAAAACCGTATTCAAGGTCGATCTCAACACGGCCCCCGAACAGGCCACGCAAAAGCCGCATAACCGCTGGCATCCCGACATCCCGATGGTCGAGACCTTCAAGCCCGGCGAGGTGCTGCGCGTCGAATGCTACGACTGGACCGGCGGCCAGATCGGCAACAACGACAGCGCCAACGACATCCGCGACGTGGACCTGACGCGGGTGCATTACCTGTCCGGTCCCTTCGGTTTCGAGGGCGCCGAGCCGGGCGACCTGCTGGTGGTCGACATTCTCGACATCGGCGCGCTGCCGGAGTCGCGCTGGGGCTTCAACGGGCTTTTCGCCAAGGAGAACGGCGGCGGCTTCCTGACCGAACATTACCCGCAGGCGACCAAGTCGATCTGGGATTTCGAGGGCATCTACACCACCTCGCGCCATATCCCCGGCGTGCGTTATCCCGGCCTGATCCATCCCGGGCTGATCGGCTGCCTGCCCGACCACAAGCTGCTGGCCGAGGCGAACCGGCGCGAGGCGGCGCTGATCGCCACCGATCCGAACCGAGTCCCGCCGCTGGCCGCACCGCCCCATGCCGCGACCGCGCTGATGGGGCAGATGACCGGCAGCGCCGCGCAAAGCGCCGCCGAGGAGGCCTGGCGCACCGTGCCGCCGCGCGAACATGGCGGCAATTGCGACATCAAGAACCTGTCGCGCGGCTCCAAGGTCTATTTCCCCGTCTATGTGAAGGGCGGCGGGCTTTCGATGGGCGATATCCATTTCAGCCAGGGCGACGGCGAGATCACCTTCTGCGGCGCCATCGAGATGGCCGGCTGGATCGAGATCAAGGTCGATATCATCAAGGGCGGCATGGCGAAATACGGCGTCATCAACCCGATCTTCCGGCCCTCGCCCATCGACCCGCATTTCGACGACTACCTGATCTTCGAGGGCATCTCGGTCGACGAGCATACGGGCGAGCAATATTACCTCGACGCCCATGTCGCCTATCGCCGGGCCTGCCTCAACGCCATCGAATACCTGAAGAAATTCGGCTATTCGGGCGAGCAGGGCTACATGATCCTGGGCACGGCCCCGGTCGAGGGCCGCATCGCCGGCATCGTGGACATCCCCAATGTCTGCGCGACGCTGGCGATCCCGACCGGCATCTTCGACTTCGACATCCGGCCCAACGGCGACGGGCCGAAACGCTCGGTCCCGGACATTCCGGTCGCCAAGACCAGCTGA
- a CDS encoding zinc ribbon domain-containing protein, with protein sequence MPIYDFTCAEHGLFTERMSYEASLAGTPCPHCGAPAGVLPALPLVSTLSSGLRRAERRAEASSAEPRLVKRGHLPSCGCNLCQKKAPPTSRRWMLGQC encoded by the coding sequence ATGCCGATCTATGATTTCACCTGTGCCGAACACGGCCTTTTCACCGAGCGCATGAGCTACGAGGCCAGCCTGGCCGGCACGCCCTGTCCGCATTGCGGCGCGCCCGCCGGGGTGCTGCCGGCCCTGCCGCTGGTCAGCACGCTTTCAAGCGGGCTGCGCCGGGCCGAGCGCCGGGCCGAGGCGAGCTCGGCCGAGCCGCGCCTGGTCAAGCGCGGCCACCTGCCGAGCTGCGGCTGCAACCTGTGCCAGAAGAAGGCGCCGCCCACGTCGCGGCGCTGGATGCTGGGACAATGCTAG
- a CDS encoding glycosyltransferase, with product MAQSVGSLLMISLHGYVAGSPELGKPDTGGQVVFVLELAKRFARLGYKVDVMTRRFEDQPAEDIINDNLRIWRIPFGGPDFIRKEDMHDWYGDFITNALAAIRRRELRYDVVNSHYWDAGVCGQKIAEELQIPHIHTPHSLGWWKKHDMRGATAEEMAGYRFDERIQKEFVLYRNCDHIIATSEQQVELISAEYALPREHITMIPPGIDENRFTPAPPDKVAAARARLNMGPNDIYVVGRAAENKGYDLIIQALPALKVLQPQARLVLAAGGNSEADLALIGDWKAVAAQAGVADAIDWRGYVPDEELVDHYRAPGIFALPSRYEPFGMTAVEAMACGTPTVMTIHGGLHEQVEFGRHALVADPKRPEEFAAMINMALHYPWLRDVLAVEGARFARRVFGWTGIARRTIAIFEQFRGRYDAYQADFQP from the coding sequence ATGGCCCAATCCGTGGGTTCGCTGCTGATGATTTCATTGCATGGCTATGTCGCGGGCTCGCCCGAACTGGGCAAGCCGGACACCGGCGGCCAGGTGGTCTTCGTGCTGGAGCTTGCCAAGCGTTTCGCGCGGCTGGGCTACAAGGTCGACGTGATGACCCGCCGCTTCGAGGACCAGCCGGCCGAGGACATCATCAACGACAACCTGCGCATCTGGCGCATCCCCTTCGGCGGCCCGGATTTCATCCGCAAGGAGGACATGCACGACTGGTATGGCGATTTCATCACCAATGCGCTGGCCGCCATCCGCCGCCGCGAGCTGCGCTATGACGTGGTAAACAGCCATTACTGGGATGCCGGGGTCTGCGGCCAGAAGATCGCCGAGGAATTGCAGATCCCGCATATCCACACCCCGCATTCGCTGGGCTGGTGGAAAAAGCACGACATGCGCGGCGCCACCGCCGAAGAGATGGCCGGCTACCGCTTCGACGAGCGCATCCAGAAGGAATTCGTGCTTTACCGCAATTGCGACCACATCATCGCCACCTCGGAACAGCAGGTCGAGCTGATCTCGGCCGAATATGCGTTGCCGCGCGAGCATATCACCATGATCCCGCCCGGCATCGACGAGAACCGCTTCACCCCGGCCCCGCCCGACAAGGTGGCGGCGGCGCGGGCGCGGCTGAACATGGGGCCGAACGACATCTATGTCGTCGGCCGCGCCGCCGAAAACAAGGGCTACGACCTGATCATCCAGGCGCTGCCGGCATTGAAGGTGCTGCAGCCCCAGGCGCGGCTGGTCCTGGCCGCCGGCGGCAATTCCGAGGCCGACCTGGCGCTGATCGGCGACTGGAAGGCGGTGGCCGCCCAGGCCGGCGTGGCCGATGCCATCGACTGGCGCGGCTATGTCCCCGACGAGGAGCTGGTGGACCATTACCGCGCGCCCGGGATCTTTGCCCTGCCCTCGCGCTACGAGCCCTTCGGCATGACCGCGGTCGAGGCGATGGCCTGCGGCACCCCCACGGTGATGACCATCCATGGCGGGCTGCACGAGCAGGTGGAATTCGGCCGCCACGCGCTGGTGGCCGATCCCAAGCGGCCCGAGGAATTCGCCGCCATGATCAACATGGCGCTGCACTATCCCTGGCTGCGCGACGTGCTGGCGGTCGAGGGCGCCCGCTTTGCCCGCCGGGTCTTCGGCTGGACCGGCATCGCCCGCCGCACCATCGCCATCTTCGAGCAGTTCCGCGGCCGCTACGACGCCTATCAGGCCGATTTCCAGCCCTAG
- a CDS encoding HAD family hydrolase, producing the protein MSKPTGRGPWLLVSDVDDTLTGDRAALERLWAAIRRHPQRLRLALNSSRPAASVDATLAREFPADFAPDAIITGMGTEIRIGGEWLSDWSARFAAWPAEAIFALVTGMGFAPHPAEFLTAGKLSFAVPDAGARDRVLQALAAAGLPVRAVFSGQSDLDLLAPGAGKDAAARFLAERLGIAPQRMVVAGDSGNDLALFDVGFRAIAVGNARRELIEAMPRAKSYRARAPHAAGVLEGLVALGILPG; encoded by the coding sequence ATGAGCAAGCCGACCGGCCGGGGGCCCTGGCTTCTGGTCAGTGATGTCGACGACACGCTGACCGGCGACCGGGCGGCGCTGGAGCGGCTCTGGGCGGCGATCCGGCGCCACCCCCAGCGGCTGCGGCTGGCGCTGAACTCGTCGCGGCCGGCGGCCAGCGTCGATGCGACCCTGGCCCGCGAGTTTCCCGCGGATTTCGCCCCCGATGCCATCATCACCGGCATGGGCACCGAGATCCGCATCGGCGGGGAATGGCTTTCGGACTGGTCGGCGCGCTTCGCCGCCTGGCCGGCCGAGGCGATCTTCGCGCTGGTCACCGGCATGGGCTTCGCCCCGCATCCGGCCGAGTTCCTGACCGCCGGCAAGCTCAGCTTCGCGGTGCCCGATGCCGGGGCGCGCGACCGGGTGCTGCAGGCGCTGGCCGCCGCCGGCCTGCCGGTGCGGGCGGTGTTTTCCGGGCAAAGCGATCTCGACCTGCTGGCGCCTGGTGCCGGCAAGGACGCGGCGGCGCGGTTTCTTGCCGAAAGGCTGGGCATTGCGCCCCAGCGCATGGTCGTGGCCGGGGACTCGGGAAACGATCTGGCGCTGTTCGACGTTGGGTTCCGCGCCATTGCGGTCGGCAATGCGCGGCGCGAGCTGATCGAGGCCATGCCTCGGGCCAAAAGCTATCGCGCCCGGGCGCCCCATGCGGCGGGCGTCCTCGAGGGACTTGTCGCGCTGGGTATCCTGCCCGGCTGA
- a CDS encoding response regulator — MTRRLLILDDDSDFAVSTSRALALEGVECRLAPDGASAFALLEAEPVEVVLIDIRLRHEDGTELAARLHARHPGLVMVIMTAYASVDSAVAALKAGAYDYLRKPFFLDELMGALERCFQLVELRAAKARAERELALMRQIEATSQLAAGLSHDFKNMLAVIRANLAVIAERLPAQDGLKPYAGDALDAAVTAGDLVTRLMGFARQPILSPEPRDLRLPVRTTASMLARTLCAGMRIECDLPEHPLLAPVDAGQIGTALVNLLINARDATDGRGRVRLALRHVWRGGDYARLVVEDDGPGFDAGGLDLALQPLFTTKPEGTGLGLPMIQQLALVSGGDFRIGNTEGGGARAVLDLPCLRPGPAPGQGSGENM; from the coding sequence ATGACCCGGCGGCTGCTCATTCTGGACGACGACAGCGATTTCGCCGTCTCGACCTCGCGCGCGCTGGCGCTCGAGGGCGTGGAATGCCGCCTCGCGCCGGACGGGGCCTCGGCCTTCGCCCTGCTCGAAGCCGAGCCGGTCGAGGTGGTGCTGATCGACATCCGGCTGCGGCACGAGGACGGGACCGAGCTTGCCGCGCGGCTGCACGCCCGCCATCCCGGCCTGGTCATGGTGATCATGACCGCCTATGCCTCGGTGGACAGCGCCGTCGCGGCGCTGAAGGCGGGCGCCTACGACTATCTGCGCAAGCCCTTCTTCCTGGACGAGCTGATGGGGGCGCTGGAGCGCTGTTTCCAGCTGGTCGAGCTGCGCGCCGCCAAGGCGCGGGCCGAGCGCGAACTGGCGCTGATGCGCCAGATCGAGGCGACCTCGCAGCTGGCCGCCGGCCTGTCGCATGATTTCAAGAACATGCTGGCCGTCATCCGGGCCAATCTGGCGGTGATCGCCGAACGGCTGCCGGCGCAGGACGGGCTGAAACCCTATGCCGGCGACGCGCTGGACGCCGCCGTGACGGCGGGCGATCTGGTCACCCGGTTGATGGGCTTCGCCCGCCAGCCGATCCTGTCGCCCGAGCCCCGGGATCTGCGCCTGCCGGTCCGGACCACCGCCTCCATGCTGGCGCGCACGCTTTGCGCCGGGATGCGGATCGAATGCGACCTGCCCGAACACCCGCTGCTGGCGCCGGTCGATGCCGGCCAGATCGGCACCGCGCTGGTCAACCTGCTGATCAACGCGCGGGATGCCACCGATGGCCGGGGTCGCGTGCGGCTGGCCTTGCGCCATGTCTGGCGCGGCGGCGATTACGCGCGGCTGGTGGTCGAGGACGACGGTCCGGGCTTCGACGCCGGCGGGCTTGACCTTGCGCTGCAACCGCTTTTCACCACCAAGCCCGAGGGGACCGGGCTGGGCCTGCCGATGATCCAGCAGCTGGCGCTGGTCAGCGGCGGCGATTTCCGCATCGGCAATACCGAGGGCGGCGGCGCGCGCGCGGTGCTGGACCTGCCTTGCCTGCGCCCCGGTCCCGCGCCCGGTCAGGGCTCGGGCGAGAACATGTAG